The proteins below come from a single Ictalurus punctatus breed USDA103 chromosome 24, Coco_2.0, whole genome shotgun sequence genomic window:
- the LOC108256810 gene encoding histone-lysine N-methyltransferase PRDM9 encodes MSSAGDRQHSFRKSRAPDPAHSQLSEDVKRECLDEGTEVCVKKEEMLQLNIYNHGHAFNTMPEVLPIKEEESDTEDFLYCEVCKSFFFNKCEVHGPALFIPDSPVPMGGVDRARQTLPPGLEVRKSGIPDAGLGVFNMGETVPIGAHFGPYQGELVDREDAMNSSYSWVIYRSRQREEYIDAKRETYANWMRYVNCAHNDEEQNLVAFQYRGEIGKVQTKVDNSPVQVVSCSLCPRSYTSQLYFDKHMRRRHHEEYVRLQKSGEIQMSTKGTSNQQASSATLSPNTFPKDIHHCSECGKSFTHPSSLQRHQRIHTGEKPYHCSECGKSFTEHSALQLHKRIHTGEKPYHCSECGKSFIHPSNLRKHQRIHTGEKPYYCLQCGKSFTQQSNLQQHQHIHTGKKPYPCLRCERSFNRLDILRTHQSIHTGEKPYRCSQCGKGFDRQSRLKLHQSIHTEKK; translated from the exons ATGAGTTCAGCAGGAGACAGACAGCACTCTTTCAGAAAGTCTCGGGCTCCCGATCCAGCTCACTCACAG CTGTCTGAGGATGTGAAAAGAGAGTGTTTAGATGAAGggacagaagtgtgtgtgaagaagGAGGAGATGCTGCAGCTGAACATCTACAACCATGGACACGCCTTCAACACCATGCCTGAAGTTCTCCCCATTAAAGAGGAAGAATCTGACACCGAAGACTTCCTCT ACTGTGAGGTCTGCAAATCGTTCTTCTTCAACAAGTGTGAGGTTCACGGTCCTGCACTCTTCATCCCTGATAGCCCTGTTCCCATGGGGGGCGTTGACCGAGCCAGACAGACTCTTCCTCCTGGACTAGAGGTTCGGAAGTCCGGTATTCCTGATGCGGGTCTGGGAGTGTTTAATATGGGGGAGACTGTTCCAATTGGTGCACACTTTGGACCGTACCAGGGAGAGCTGGTAGACCGAGAGGATGCCATGAACAGCAGCTACTCTTGGGTG atatacaggAGCAGGCAGCGTGAAGAATACATAGATGCTAAGAGAGAGACGTATGCTAACTGGATGAG GTATGTGAATTGTGCTCATAATGACGAAGAGCAGAATCTTGTGGCGTTTCAGTATCGAGGGGAAATTGGTAAAGTCCAAACTA AAGTGGATAACTCTCCGGTACAAGTTGTCTCCTGCTCCTTGTGTCCACGTTCCTATACTTCTCAACTTTACTTCGACAAACACATGCGGAGACGCCACCACGAGGAGTATGTGAGACTTCAGAAATCAGGAGAGATTCAGATGTCCACAAAAGGCACCAGTAATCAGCAAGCATCATCTGCTACTCTGAGTCCTAACACATTTCCGAAAGATATTCAccactgctcagagtgtggaaagagttttactcaTCCGAGTTCTCTACAACGACACCAgcgtattcacacaggagagaagccttatcactgctcagagtgtggaaagagttttactgAACACAGTGCACTACAGCTACacaagcgcattcacacaggagagaagccatatcactgctcagagtgtggaaagagttttattcACCCGAGTAATCTCCGAAAACATCAgcgtattcacacaggagagaaaccgtattaTTGTttacagtgtgggaagagttttacacaACAGAGTAATCTTCAACAACACCAGCATATTCACACAGGAAAGAAGCCGTATCCCTGCTTACGTTGTGAGAGGAGTTTTAATCGCCTGGATATTCTCAGAACACATCAGagtattcacacaggagagaagccctATCGATGCTCACAATGTGGGAAGGGTTTTGATCGCCAGAGTCGTCTCAAACTCCACCAGAGCATTCACACTGAAAAGAAGTAA